One Alicyclobacillus acidoterrestris DNA window includes the following coding sequences:
- a CDS encoding IS256 family transposase: MASTDKIALLELIRKIGLEDGDVDFLKEGLRVLTQAVMEAEVSSLIGAERYERSEKRSNSRNGYREREWDTRVGTIDLQIPKLRKGSYFPSMLEPRRKAEKALLSVVQEAYVHGVSTRKVDELVESMGIQGISKSEVSRICKELDEVVQEFKNRPLEGTYPYLWLDATFPRVREGGRVQSMAFVIAIGVRDTGEREVLGFDIGTSEDGSFWLTFIRSLVARGLRGVQLVISDAHEGLRSAIGSALTGATWQRCRVHTMRNILSQVPRASQPMVSSIVRTIFAQPTQETAKQQLDVVVEQLRGKFPKAMDVLERAEEDVLAYMAFPKEHWKQICSTNPLERLNRELRRRFDVVGIFPNRESVIRLGGAILQEQNDEWIVARRYFSRESMAKLMSTQEPQLLAPTSVLHK; the protein is encoded by the coding sequence ATGGCTTCTACAGACAAGATCGCACTTTTGGAGTTAATTCGCAAGATCGGATTAGAAGATGGTGATGTCGATTTTTTGAAGGAAGGGCTGAGAGTCCTAACCCAGGCAGTGATGGAGGCTGAAGTGAGCTCCTTGATTGGCGCTGAACGGTATGAGCGCAGTGAGAAACGCAGCAATAGCCGTAATGGTTACAGAGAACGGGAATGGGACACCCGTGTCGGAACGATTGATTTGCAGATTCCGAAGCTTCGGAAAGGAAGCTACTTCCCCAGCATGCTAGAGCCTCGGCGGAAAGCTGAGAAGGCGTTGCTGTCCGTTGTTCAAGAGGCGTATGTGCATGGTGTGAGCACCCGCAAGGTGGACGAGTTGGTTGAGTCTATGGGCATTCAAGGAATTAGCAAGAGTGAAGTATCTCGTATCTGCAAAGAGTTAGACGAAGTAGTGCAGGAATTTAAAAACCGCCCACTTGAGGGGACATACCCATATCTATGGTTGGATGCGACATTCCCGAGAGTCCGTGAAGGCGGACGAGTTCAGAGTATGGCATTTGTAATTGCAATTGGCGTGCGAGACACCGGTGAGCGTGAGGTGTTGGGGTTTGACATTGGGACTAGTGAGGATGGCTCGTTTTGGCTGACATTCATCCGAAGTCTGGTTGCGCGTGGGTTGCGTGGTGTACAGCTGGTAATTAGTGATGCTCACGAAGGACTGCGCAGTGCGATTGGCTCTGCGTTGACCGGAGCGACCTGGCAGCGCTGTCGAGTTCATACAATGCGCAACATCCTCAGCCAGGTGCCTAGAGCGTCGCAACCGATGGTCTCGTCTATTGTCCGGACCATATTCGCTCAGCCAACACAGGAAACAGCCAAACAGCAACTGGATGTGGTCGTAGAGCAACTTCGTGGAAAGTTTCCAAAGGCGATGGATGTCTTGGAACGTGCAGAGGAAGACGTGCTAGCGTACATGGCATTCCCGAAGGAACACTGGAAACAGATATGCTCGACAAACCCACTTGAGCGCTTAAATCGTGAACTCAGGCGACGCTTCGATGTCGTTGGTATCTTCCCGAACCGAGAGTCTGTCATTCGTCTAGGCGGAGCAATCCTCCAGGAACAGAACGATGAATGGATTGTAGCAAGGCGCTACTTTAGCCGAGAGTCAATGGCAAAACTCATGAGCACTCAAGAACCGCAATTACTGGCGCCAACGTCAGTTTTGCATAAATAG
- a CDS encoding aminotransferase-like domain-containing protein produces MNWKPDASMKEPIFRQIAKHFESLIIEGKLAPGEPLPAERKFAEELGVNRSTVVSAYAELRATGLVQSVQGSGTRVSERMWGVSARKVPNWRQYTLEASFRPTLPLISKLRSASTDPTKINLARGELSEDLLPRREVQELLHRMNIDDSLGYSHPQGSLRLRETLCDHLRKANGIYTDPEHILITSGSQQALHLITQCLLAPGDAIGLEGPSYAYSLPLFSSAGLRLFRIPVDDDGLDPISVKELYQKHMIKMVFVNPTYQNPTGTTLSLSRRKQLLEICEELRIPIVEDGAYSEIRLDKSEAPSNALVTLHGNSDLVIYVGSLSKTAAPGLRIGWVIAPSAVIRRMADAKEQMDFGMNTVVQELANLYLRTGWRDHLQRLTRELTKRRNSMLMSLQSNAEELCVWNKPLGGYHIWCRLKHIISDAELLDACIQNGVIVTLGIVYGLSMDSYV; encoded by the coding sequence ATGAATTGGAAACCGGATGCAAGTATGAAGGAACCAATTTTTCGCCAAATTGCCAAGCACTTTGAGTCTTTGATCATCGAAGGGAAACTAGCTCCTGGGGAGCCGCTACCGGCAGAGCGAAAATTTGCCGAGGAATTGGGCGTAAACCGAAGCACAGTCGTATCGGCTTACGCAGAGCTGCGTGCCACTGGGCTCGTCCAATCTGTTCAAGGGAGCGGAACGCGTGTAAGTGAGCGTATGTGGGGTGTGTCTGCGCGGAAAGTCCCAAATTGGAGACAATATACACTGGAAGCATCTTTTCGCCCGACGTTGCCACTCATAAGCAAACTTCGAAGTGCCAGTACGGATCCAACAAAGATCAACCTAGCCAGGGGGGAATTGTCAGAAGATCTACTTCCACGTCGAGAAGTTCAAGAGCTCCTTCATCGGATGAACATCGACGATTCTCTGGGCTACAGCCATCCGCAAGGAAGTTTGCGGCTTCGTGAAACCTTGTGTGACCATCTTCGAAAAGCGAACGGAATTTACACTGATCCGGAACATATTCTAATCACTTCAGGATCCCAACAAGCACTTCATCTGATTACGCAATGTCTTCTCGCTCCAGGTGATGCCATAGGACTTGAAGGTCCCTCGTATGCTTACTCATTACCGCTATTTTCATCAGCGGGATTACGATTATTCCGCATTCCGGTAGATGACGACGGTTTGGACCCGATTTCGGTTAAAGAACTGTATCAAAAGCACATGATAAAAATGGTCTTCGTAAATCCAACTTATCAGAATCCCACTGGAACCACGCTTTCCCTCTCCCGACGAAAGCAACTCTTAGAAATCTGTGAAGAATTGCGGATTCCGATTGTAGAAGATGGTGCTTACTCAGAAATTCGCTTGGACAAATCAGAGGCACCTTCGAATGCCCTCGTTACGCTACACGGAAACAGCGACCTTGTGATTTACGTTGGCAGCCTGTCCAAAACAGCCGCGCCAGGGTTACGTATTGGATGGGTAATTGCGCCTTCTGCGGTCATCCGTAGAATGGCAGACGCCAAGGAACAAATGGACTTTGGGATGAACACGGTCGTCCAAGAATTGGCTAATTTGTACCTGAGGACTGGTTGGCGTGACCATCTTCAAAGGCTTACCCGAGAACTTACCAAACGACGGAATTCTATGCTGATGTCCCTTCAATCCAATGCCGAGGAACTCTGCGTTTGGAATAAACCTCTTGGGGGGTACCATATCTGGTGTCGCCTGAAACATATCATATCTGACGCGGAATTGCTCGATGCGTGTATTCAAAACGGTGTTATAGTAACTCTTGGGATCGTCTACGGGCTGAGCATGGATTCATACGTTTAA